A window of Blastomonas sp. SL216 contains these coding sequences:
- a CDS encoding acetyl-CoA acetyltransferase yields MVYVLGGCQTDFARNWAREGLSIGDGFVETVRQGLDATRLDAAEIESGHVGNFVGDLFSGQGLLGGFFAYVDPALDGLPTSRHEAACASGSVSVLAAAAEIESGRYDLACVVGIEMMRNVPGQKAAENLGAAAYQGREFGDAQFVWPRAFSDLAEEYDALYGLDYDHLGRIAEINFANGRRNPAAQTRQWQFGPRSFTEDDEANPVVEGRTRKNDCGQVTDGAAVVFLASEKRAREYAAKRGIPMESLSRIAGWGHRSAALGYRDKRRMAGDSPYLFPQVKRAIDDARARAGVSGIEAIDAVETHDCFAMTEYMAIDHLGLTAPGEAWKAVEAGDIEIGGKLPINPSGGLIGLGHPVGATGVRMLLDAHRQVTGQAADNQVEGARRVQTLNIGGSTTTTVSFIVEQAA; encoded by the coding sequence ATGGTATATGTGCTCGGCGGGTGCCAGACGGATTTTGCGCGCAACTGGGCGCGCGAGGGGCTTTCGATAGGCGACGGCTTTGTCGAAACGGTCCGTCAGGGGCTCGACGCGACGCGCCTCGATGCGGCCGAAATCGAAAGCGGCCATGTCGGCAATTTCGTCGGCGACCTGTTTTCAGGCCAGGGCCTGCTCGGCGGTTTCTTCGCCTATGTCGATCCGGCGCTCGATGGTCTTCCCACCTCCCGCCACGAAGCAGCCTGCGCCTCGGGCAGCGTGTCGGTCCTCGCTGCAGCCGCGGAAATCGAATCCGGGCGCTATGACCTGGCCTGCGTCGTCGGCATCGAGATGATGCGCAACGTGCCGGGGCAGAAAGCCGCCGAAAATCTGGGCGCTGCCGCCTATCAGGGCCGCGAGTTCGGCGATGCGCAATTCGTGTGGCCGCGCGCCTTTTCCGACCTGGCCGAAGAATATGACGCGCTGTACGGCCTCGATTACGACCATCTCGGCCGCATTGCGGAGATCAACTTTGCCAATGGCCGGCGCAACCCCGCCGCGCAGACCCGGCAATGGCAGTTCGGCCCCAGGAGCTTTACCGAGGATGACGAGGCCAATCCGGTCGTCGAAGGCCGTACCCGCAAGAATGATTGCGGCCAGGTGACCGATGGCGCTGCGGTGGTGTTCCTCGCCTCCGAAAAGCGCGCGCGCGAATATGCGGCCAAGCGCGGCATTCCAATGGAATCGCTGTCGCGCATCGCCGGCTGGGGCCACCGCTCGGCGGCGCTCGGCTATCGCGACAAAAGGCGCATGGCGGGCGACAGTCCCTATCTCTTCCCGCAGGTCAAGCGCGCCATTGACGATGCCCGCGCGCGCGCAGGCGTTTCGGGAATCGAGGCGATCGATGCGGTGGAAACGCACGACTGCTTTGCGATGACCGAATATATGGCGATCGACCATCTCGGCCTTACCGCGCCCGGTGAGGCGTGGAAGGCGGTCGAGGCTGGCGATATCGAGATCGGCGGCAAGCTGCCGATCAATCCCTCGGGCGGGCTGATCGGGCTCGGCCATCCGGTGGGGGCAACAGGCGTGCGCATGCTGCTCGATGCGCACCGTCAGGTGACAGGCCAGGCGGCGGACAACCAGGTCGAAGGCGCGCGCCGCGTCCAGACACTCAACATCGGCGGATCGACCACCACCACGGTCAGCTTCATCGTGGAGCAGGCAGCATGA